One Parasteatoda tepidariorum isolate YZ-2023 chromosome 1, CAS_Ptep_4.0, whole genome shotgun sequence genomic window, aaataaatctttttaatattattatgttgtACAAATGATAAGGTTTGATGcatgaagaaaaattacatcaaaataacagtcaaaaattatagtacaagaaatatcttttaatttgatGGCTTAGTTaacaaattcaaataagaaCCAGAAATAAGATCTTCttgattaacatttaatttagcCATTAGTTCATCTGCAATTTGTTTTccataatttaatgtttcattttcctttaataccacctaaaatttaaaaaaaaaaaaagattaaattgacTACAAAAGATGCACAACTAATTGTGTacagtgataattttttatattactgatatttgtgaaaatttaactgCTCAAGTCAACATTAAGCTATATTTAACGTCAATTAAAGGGCAATTTTGCGAGAGAAAAGAAATGGcttaaataatatgattaaaactCACTTATCTCATTGTACAGGTTTATTCTGAGATCATGTTGATTATTAAGTTAGTCAAATTAATGCCCTGAATAgtgttttgcttaataaatgtttcagtGAATATTAAGGTTCATACAGAGAACAGAAGAAACCCAAGGAGTCCAAAATTTTAggacttatcaaaaattaaaaaactttgtgtAAAAGATAactagacagtttttttttaaaattaaaaagcagttattaTAAGGAACTCGCAAAAATGTATAGTTTGCATGTATTTTTCTAgcccttttgaaataaattttaactttgtcaAACTttaccaagaaaaataaataaagttatcacttttacacacaaatacattttccagtttcaaatattttaataaatcttgttaaagTACAGATGTTAAAGATCAAGATAAAAACCTaccaatcttatatttttaaatttgaatacataaaaaaatctaaggCATTttatacaacaacaaaaaaaatcacagtaaattattaagtttgcttgtaacatgtaaaattaaaattatttgcggttatttttcttcttctaactcttgcaattcaattttttttcttaaactattagaTTTTGACAGCTAAGTAGTATCGTTTAGTTTCACTGTTTGAACAGCAAATTCATCAGCAGACTTAGTAGGTTCATCTATGCAACACAATAATCTAAGGAGTTTCTACGGACTAATTTAGAAATCTAAGTAGTTCCAAGTACTCCTTGGagacttttttatttccaaggagTATAAGGAGTCTGTACGCACCCTGGACTGAATATTTAGATgtgactcattttttttaatgttaaatcatcctaaattaaaaaagtgtacTATTtgtggtaatttaaaaaataaataaattaattaaaattatcattaccaCCTTTAGAGCTAAGACATAAAATTGTTAATGTAAAAAGCAATACAGCAACaattatttgaagaagaaaaaattcacattatttGATGAATACCATTTACAAAGCTTTACTCTTTACatgaattaataatagaaaatggcAGGAACATTAAAACTGCCTTCATTAACTCACTAAGTgagcaatattaataaaagactGCATATTGCAAGCTCACTAAGTgagcaatattaataaaagactGCATATTTTAGTACTACAGTACATGGTCATAAAGGGTTTTTGtaggaagaaaacaaaaagggaaatatttttttttattttaattttcttttaaaggaatGTACTATTAACACTtactatttctttcatttacattttttaaatttttttttgattttgagcATGAGAGAaacttgtattaaaataaattagttatgaaatataaaaatgagagCATGGAACATGTAAGAGCTTTGTATATGCTTTTGAAAACTAccagatataaatatatttaaaataaataaacatttaaataatttgaactaggcatgtaattttaaaactgtctatattaaaaagaaaaaatcaaaatagcaTGCaactcaaataaatatataaacctagatgagtgttttaaatttatgtaaatttaaatgattgaataagcaaaagaaaatttttacttctaattcCATGAAACATCCTAAATTTTGTACATTATCTACATGAATTCTCGTTTGTCCACTCATTAGTAAGTGTCTAGTTTTTCTTACTTCTCCAAGAACTCCTAAAGATGAAGTTAATACATCCTATAAAGTAGATAATTAtcataaacagaaatatttagttaaactaattaaactacatattttatataatatagaaatCTACCATGTATATTTCataacatgaaaatgaataaaaaaaagttatttgcatttgtttattGCACAATAAGGAgatgtttaatgaaaaacacatttatatctgtaacatgaaaataaataaaaacttattcgCTAGCTACACAATTAAGAGCTGTTTAACAACAAACCCATTTACAGAGctaccttttatttatttattattctttgatctcaaaatttgaattaataaaaataaatgttcaaacaACCATAAATATTGCGAGGTTCCCCTATACTAAATTagagtatttaaaaacttaaaccaTTCCTTGATGTCATTGCATTTGCACTGTTCGTTGTGATGTAAAAAGTAACcttttgaaaaaagtggtagGGAATATGCATTTAAGATGAACTGATAATTTCTTCTGTATCTAACacataagttttataaaattttacaaaagcataatttcaaaccaaattaaaatatacttgtaCTAAATATGTCAGCATAAGACAAGCAGTTTACTGCCAACAACCTCCTTCTTCAGCTACATGTTAAATGTGATaacttcaattattaataaatatcagtGTTCTCCCTAAGCATTTTTAGAAGGGTGGTCAGTCTTGTCCCCTCAACCcgaaaaacatgaaaacattTTGGAACTATAGACTCGAAAAACatcaaaaaggaatttttccaATTAGCTGAGGAATCaagtacaaattttataaatcatataaaaaaaaatttaaaaaatgctcacTAAAGCAAGGTATAATGAGTTTAACCTAGCTTTAGTGAGCATTAGCTTTTGACCCGACTTTAGTGAGTATCCAGGTTGAGGTTTAATGAGCAAGCCGCAGACTGcttgttaaaatgtttgttaaaattcttcaataaacTTAACATTCTGCCAACcaagtatttataatttcttcagTAAATCCAGGTGCTCATTGATTCAGGGCTTGTTATAAATGAAATAGACTGTACTTGCATTATccatgtttaaattaataagagcccaccttatttttcttcataaaataatatgcaacTTAATACTGGTAAAAACGTTTCATACATAAAATGataatctaatattaatttaaaataatgtaagtcAGGGCTCGAAATTAACGGTGGTCCGTTGGTCTGAGACCACTAAAATCGGAGTCGGAccagcataaaataataaacagtggTCCGCTGGACCACCATCCGCCGCAGCAGTTCTCCGTTAATCTATTCTCGCAGCCGATCTATTCTCGATCTTACGAAACTTAAACGATcttacttaaaactattttagagcttattcaaaatttttttttcaaattttttatacaaaattaatattaatcaaaaaaatgcgatttaaatcaaaaatttatgattttttaaaaaaaaatcatgattttttcaatcaaaaatttaaatttttttctttttttttttgcagctaATAGGAACGCGTAGACGGACCAGTAAAGTTTTGTGCTGActagtaaaatgttttagttactGGTACTCTGgaccagtaatttttttaaaaaatttctacccCTGTAAGTGCAGGCATCATAACATGGTAATTAAAGACCTTAAGATTAGAAAGAGTCACAGTAAGATTTTTacaacaaagaaattatttcatacttaCTAACAACCCTTTAACTTCTTcggagtttttaaattcttgtttagAATAGTTTGACAGTTTTGGTCCTTCAGTGTCCGGTcgatcataaaaaattaactctgCATCTTCACCCTGTTTTGAAAATAGTCTTCTAATTAATgatatattctaattaataattaaattatgtaaggtatacatgaagaaaataaaaatacattgtgatgagatatataaaaacaatttattatttattagacaaacaaattgaaaatgtataactGTCACtcaattattgcaattttaattgatGATTACTCGcactttagtttaattttaaggagaaaaagttgaagaacaattttgaaagaccatcatttagaagaaaaatccTGAAAACGATCCTTCTTCCAACAAATTAAAGTAAcacaaagagaatttttaataaccataaaatttattaaaaaattttgaaatgtgacATAGAAACAATAATAGGCAAatcaaaatagattaaaatcgCTTAGTGTTAATCATTTCAATCTCAAAATACTTAAGTTATCCAACTGGgtgggatttatttatttagctaaaataattactatctAACTTATGTACAGCTCGTGAATTACAAAACACATTTGAGATGTCAGTTATTCTCTCATATAACGAACAGAGATTCAGAGTTACGGCCTGTTACActctctgaaaaatattattgtaggAACTAAGTAGAACATTcagaaataataagtttaaaacctGTATACGTCTGAGTTTCAAGCGTCCGTTATCCACTTTAAAATAAGTGTCCACTTGTTCCAAGATCTGGGCAGGCCCATCAGCTATTGACGATGCTAActgcaaaaaagttttgatatcggatattttagcttttatttcaacGTTTTTACTCATTATGATATAATAGGTGGATTGAATAAGTCTTTAAAACAAAAGGGGGTTAAGATGGCAGACGTCTTGCAAAAAACAATCAAGCAGACCACTATGCCTCTGATGTTTTCTTATCGTCCATTTACCGATCAAGTAcacttttaatatgttttgtcttggaaaaacaagaaaaaagaagcACAATTACAGTGAACGGCTTGTGGTAGAAAAACTCTGTAACATCAATCCAGTTATTACAGTTTTTACAGTTTCGTTCTGAAACTCTACAGCTGGTACAGTTATAAAATGTCATAGAGTttaaatgaattagaaaaatCAACTTTTACGACGTTTTCGATACTATCTCGTTTCCATGGTTACTGACTGTAGAAATAACAAAAGGCAatgtttaccaaattttaacatctTGTTTAACgctaatgtaaattatttttgaaacatttaatacaAATCTGTTCAACTCAATTATCTACTCTTGTTTATATGATCGTGGGAACAGATACCGGTAAAGAAATTGCATTGAAATGCAAAATTGTATAAGTTTGAGgcgaataaatataaaacttttatctgaAGCTAATATTTGTAGTCTTTGTTATTGAATGTAAGaatcatataattaattaaacaaattatatacgcaattattaaaacatattaaaccaaaacaaaatatcGTTTAGTATGATGTTTTAGTTACTAAAACGTTGCTAATACCgattaataaatacatacatGTTACTGATATATATCTTAAATGTACTTTCCTACAAAGTAACTTGTGttactgtttcaaaattaaaagctcATTTGATTTATGATCTGATTTTAGAATGCCGCCATTCTTAATTCAAAGTATGTTTCTTCATGCTTAACAAGTACCTTAAAGTTACTATATTGCAAAATTTgctatgagaaaataaaatttgattttgtttctgaTAAAACTACAGGCTAATGTGATAGTGAAATAATACTGATaagtatttattctttttttttctttgtttaaaaagacTAGAGGATGTAGAAAAAGTTTCTTTGGGAAAATGTGTGAAGTACATATAATTGGACAGATCCTAGGAGCTTCAGAAtttcaggaaaataatttattttgcaaatgggGTTTGAACTcaggtaatatttttcttcttcttttcattaggattaatttattttataatgctgaAGAAATGAATTATTAGAGGCCGACCACGGATGGGAGATTGTGGACCCGTGGGATAAAGGGGTGTATTCTTTAGCgtcagatactttttttttacctttagaAATTGTTCA contains:
- the LOC107439012 gene encoding uncharacterized protein, which produces MSKNVEIKAKISDIKTFLQLASSIADGPAQILEQVDTYFKVDNGRLKLRRIQGEDAELIFYDRPDTEGPKLSNYSKQEFKNSEEVKGLLDVLTSSLGVLGEVRKTRHLLMSGQTRIHVDNVQNLGCFMELEVVLKENETLNYGKQIADELMAKLNVNQEDLISGSYLNLLTKPSN